The following proteins are encoded in a genomic region of Necator americanus strain Aroian chromosome II, whole genome shotgun sequence:
- a CDS encoding hypothetical protein (NECATOR_CHRII.G8294.T2) gives MLASFAFYPSLGYNLLRNYLQPHKWTWYNRVDDNLIVGALPFKSMQDELINKENVGGVVCCVEDYELKLAYNAIQKEDWRAAGVEVHDIPMTDFFGSTGRAQIDSAVHFMEGVAAKGKSVYVHCKAGRTRSATVAASNVLRQYCGMHIGGLPTNIVVFWIGMCQVVKQLRRLHHLKKCSPDVGRTASIAVPDFSARLW, from the exons ATGTTGGCAAGTTTTGCCTTCTACCCTTCATTGGGATATAATCTTCTCCGGAATTACTTACAACCGCATAAATGGACGTGGTACAATCGAGTAGATGATAACCTAATAGTAGGAGCATTACCGTTCAAATCAATGCAGGACGAACTTATTAAT AAGGAGAACGTTGGCGGTGTTGTATGTTGTGTCGAAGATTACGAATTGAAACTTGCATATAATGCAATACAAAAAGAG GATTGGCGAGCCGCTGGTGTAGAAGTTCATGACATTCCAATGACGGACTTTTTCGGATCCACAGGAAGAGCGCAAATCGATTCCGCCGTGCATTTTATGGAAGGAGTTGCTGCTAAGGGGAAGTCAGTTTATGTGCATTGcaaa GCCGGACGAACGCGTAGCGCCACAGTAGCTGCAT CAAACGTCCTCAG acAATATTGCGGAATGCACATTGGCGGACTGCCAACGAATATCGTCGTTTTCTGGATCGGCATGTGTCAAGTAGTCAAACAACTTCGACGACTTCATCATCTTAAAAAAT GCTCGCCTGATGTTGGCCGCACAGCTTCGATTGCGGTTCCGGATTTCAGCGCGCGGTTGTGGTGA
- a CDS encoding hypothetical protein (NECATOR_CHRII.G8294.T1), which produces MLASFAFYPSLGYNLLRNYLQPHKWTWYNRVDDNLIVGALPFKSMQDELINKENVGGVVCCVEDYELKLAYNAIQKEDWRAAGVEVHDIPMTDFFGSTGRAQIDSAVHFMEGVAAKGKSVYVHCKAGRTRSATVAACYLMKTRNWLPNVAVEFLKSKRPQTILRNAHWRTANEYRRFLDRHVSSSQTTSTTSSS; this is translated from the exons ATGTTGGCAAGTTTTGCCTTCTACCCTTCATTGGGATATAATCTTCTCCGGAATTACTTACAACCGCATAAATGGACGTGGTACAATCGAGTAGATGATAACCTAATAGTAGGAGCATTACCGTTCAAATCAATGCAGGACGAACTTATTAAT AAGGAGAACGTTGGCGGTGTTGTATGTTGTGTCGAAGATTACGAATTGAAACTTGCATATAATGCAATACAAAAAGAG GATTGGCGAGCCGCTGGTGTAGAAGTTCATGACATTCCAATGACGGACTTTTTCGGATCCACAGGAAGAGCGCAAATCGATTCCGCCGTGCATTTTATGGAAGGAGTTGCTGCTAAGGGGAAGTCAGTTTATGTGCATTGcaaa GCCGGACGAACGCGTAGCGCCACAGTAGCTGCATGTTATTTGATGAAAACTCGAAATTGGTTACCGAATGTAGCGGTTGAGTTTTTGAAAAGCAAACGTCCTCAG acAATATTGCGGAATGCACATTGGCGGACTGCCAACGAATATCGTCGTTTTCTGGATCGGCATGTGTCAAGTAGTCAAACAACTTCGACGACTTCATCATCTTAA